DNA sequence from the Peptococcus niger genome:
AAGCGACCGGGCTTCCCGCCATTGGCTGACGAACAAGACGACAAAGAGGGCGGTCATCACGTATTCTATGCCGGGCAAGTCAAAATGAATCAGGCTGCCGGCCAAGGCCCCGGCAGCTGTCCCAAAGACCCAGTAGCCCTGGATGAACATGCTCACAAAAAACATATACCAGTCCGGTGCGGCGCCCTTCGGCGTAGGCAGAGTGACCAGCAGGGAATAGACTTCATCGCTCAGCGTATAAATCATATAGGCCGCCTTGGGGCCAACCTGCCGGTAGGGCCCCACCAAGGAAATGCCATAAAAAAGATGGCGGCCGTTGACCATGAGGGTCATCAAGGCCACATTAAACGGGTTAAAGGTTGACAGCAACATGGAGGCGACCAAGAATTCCATACTCCCGGCATCAATTAAAATCGCCATTAAAATTGGCATCCATGGGGCAAAGCCCAGGCCGGTCATCATCATCCCGTAGGCAATACCCAAAAATAAAAAACCGGCAAAAATCGGCAGTGTCCGTTCAAGGGCCACCTTAAAGGCGACTTGTTTTTCTGAAGCCATGTGCTCCCACCCCCTTCTGATAATCCTCTGCAATAACCATCCGCAACAGTATAGCACAAAGATTACCGACGCCCAAGGCTGAACCGCAGGCACAAAAAAGACGGCAGGTTCATACCTGCCGTCCAATATAACTTCTTTTGTGGGCCGCATTTTTTGAAGGGCCCTCTTTAAAGGATATTTGA
Encoded proteins:
- a CDS encoding AzlC family ABC transporter permease; translation: MASEKQVAFKVALERTLPIFAGFLFLGIAYGMMMTGLGFAPWMPILMAILIDAGSMEFLVASMLLSTFNPFNVALMTLMVNGRHLFYGISLVGPYRQVGPKAAYMIYTLSDEVYSLLVTLPTPKGAAPDWYMFFVSMFIQGYWVFGTAAGALAGSLIHFDLPGIEYVMTALFVVLFVSQWREARSLGCWRLTRGRRAAVIGFGAALVARLIFGADNFMVPAMVLILVGLLGLRHWIEKGARVIESE